From the genome of Helicoverpa zea isolate HzStark_Cry1AcR chromosome 1, ilHelZeax1.1, whole genome shotgun sequence, one region includes:
- the LOC124642755 gene encoding 14-3-3 protein zeta isoform X2, which yields MSVDKEELVQRAKLAEQAERYDDMAAAMKEVTETGVELSNEERNLLSVAYKNVVGARRSSWRVISSIEQKTEGSERKQQMAKEYRVKVEKELREICYDVLGLLDKHLIPKASNPESKVFYLKMKGDYYRYLAEVATGETRNSVVEDSQKAYQEAFDIAKAKMQPTHPIRLGLALNFSVFYYEIINSPARACHLAKQAFDDAIAELDTLNEDSYKDSTLIMQLLRDNLTLWTSDTQGDGDEPAEGGDN from the exons ATGTCCGTCGACAAGGAGGAACTGGTGCAACGCGCCAAGCTGGCGGAGCAGGCTGAACGATATGACGACATGGCGGCCGCGATGAAAGAAGTCACGGAAACCGGCGTCGAGCTGAGCAATGAGGAAAGGAACCTGCTTTCCGTTGCTTACAAAAATGTCGTGGGCGCTCGACGATCGTCATGGCGCGTTATCTCCTCCATTGAACAGAAAACCGAAGGCTCGGAAAGAAAACAACAGATGGCAAAAGAATATAGGGTTAAAGTAGAAAAAGAGCTCAGAGAAATCTGCTACGATGTTTTG ggTTTACTTGACAAGCACCTTATTCCTAAAGCTAGTAATCCAGAAAGTAAAGTATTTTACCTTAAAATGAAGGGTGATTACTATAGGTACCTTGCAGAAGTGGCCACAGGAGAAACCAGAAATT CCGTCGTGGAGGACTCGCAGAAGGCCTACCAAGAAGCGTTCGACATTGCTAAAGCCAAAATGCAACCGACCCACCCCATCAGGCTCGGCCTTGCGCTCAACTTTTCCGTGTTTTATTACGAGATAATCAACTCCCCTGCGCGAGCGTGCCACTTAGCTAAACag GCGTTCGATGATGCGATTGCCGAATTAGACACACTCAATGAAGACTCGTACAAAGACTCGACACTGATCATGCAGTTGCTGCGAGACAACCTGACGCTGTGGACGTCAGACACGCAAGGCGATGGCGACGAGCCCGCCGAGGGCGGCGACAACTAA
- the LOC124642755 gene encoding 14-3-3 protein zeta isoform X1 — MSVDKEELVQRAKLAEQAERYDDMAAAMKEVTETGVELSNEERNLLSVAYKNVVGARRSSWRVISSIEQKTEGSERKQQMAKEYRVKVEKELREICYDVLGLLDKHLIPKASNPESKVFYLKMKGDYYRYLAEVATGETRNSVVEDSQKAYQDAFEISKAKMQPTHPIRLGLALNFSVFYYEILNSPDKACQLAKQAFDDAIAELDTLNEDSYKDSTLIMQLLRDNLTLWTSDTQGDGDEPAEGGDN, encoded by the exons ATGTCCGTCGACAAGGAGGAACTGGTGCAACGCGCCAAGCTGGCGGAGCAGGCTGAACGATATGACGACATGGCGGCCGCGATGAAAGAAGTCACGGAAACCGGCGTCGAGCTGAGCAATGAGGAAAGGAACCTGCTTTCCGTTGCTTACAAAAATGTCGTGGGCGCTCGACGATCGTCATGGCGCGTTATCTCCTCCATTGAACAGAAAACCGAAGGCTCGGAAAGAAAACAACAGATGGCAAAAGAATATAGGGTTAAAGTAGAAAAAGAGCTCAGAGAAATCTGCTACGATGTTTTG ggTTTACTTGACAAGCACCTTATTCCTAAAGCTAGTAATCCAGAAAGTAAAGTATTTTACCTTAAAATGAAGGGTGATTACTATAGGTACCTTGCAGAAGTGGCCACAGGAGAAACCAGAAATT CTGTTGTAGAGGATTCACAGAAAGCATACCAAGACGCTTTCGAGATCAGCAAGGCGAAAATGCAGCCCACACACCCAATAAGGCTGGGTCTGGCGTTAAATTTCTCCGTCTTCTATTATGAGATATTAAATTCACCAGACAAAGCGTGTCAGCTCGCCAAACAG GCGTTCGATGATGCGATTGCCGAATTAGACACACTCAATGAAGACTCGTACAAAGACTCGACACTGATCATGCAGTTGCTGCGAGACAACCTGACGCTGTGGACGTCAGACACGCAAGGCGATGGCGACGAGCCCGCCGAGGGCGGCGACAACTAA
- the LOC124642685 gene encoding uncharacterized protein LOC124642685: MSERAHSAEPLLPPLALAAYVACVAGAAALANCSVLAALFKTSRTGLLTIILQLAIADFILGASIGPELWSYNSRSWDFGYHGCVAYRGLNVFASTAASYLVATIALHSLATINIEEKAIAKRMKRNAQDEDEEIRCSRHSLVTSSDSSTPPRTMNLDYRLSDRRISVTQPSVFVWVLAISLSVPEFVLATTVHLERDAVLCTIVDTSQRLHMYSMLAMFNIFLPLIIMGTAAVLVIIKLKNEKIMSRIEYFESIAALKLSLWLIVVYMVLCSPRSIVTAFNIYTKSLQGNETSLAHTADMTSVNVAASSTYILATLVRPLLSIVLLPRVRKSFSFGSYTSADNV, from the exons ATGTCGGAGCGCGCGCACTCGGCCGAGCCGCTCCTCCCGCCGCTCGCGCTCGCCGCGTACGTCGCGTGCGTCGCCGGCGCTGCCGCTCTCGCCAACTGCTCGGTGCTCGCTGCGCTCTTCAAAACCTCGCGGACTG GTTTGCTTACCATCATTCTACAATTGGCTATAGCTGACTTTATACTCGGAGCATCAATAGGACCTGAGCTATGGTCTTACAATAGCAGATCATGGGACTTCGGTTACCATGGCTGTGTTGCCTATCGAGGACTGAACGTGTTTGCATCGACGGCAGCATCCTATCTAGTAGCAACTATTGCTCTACATTCGCTGGCCACCATAAACATTGAAGAAAAGGCAATTGCAAAACGAATGAAACGAAACGCACAGGATGAAGATGAAGAAATAAGGTGTTCACGCCATAGTTTGGTGACAAGCAGTGACTCTTCAACTCCACCAAGAACTATGAACCTAGATTACAGACTCTCTGATCGTAGAATCTCAGTAACTCAACCATCAGTATTTGTTTGGGTACTGGCTATTTCATTAAGCGTTCCAGAATTTGTATTGGCCACTACAGTGCACCTAGAAAGGGATGCTGTGCTATGCACCATAGTCGACACCAGTCAACGTCTGCATATGTACTCGATGTTAgctatgtttaatatttttttaccccTAATCATTATGGGTACTGCTGCTGTTCTAGTCATCATTAAATtaaagaatgaaaaaataatgtctCGAATTGAATACTTTGAATCTATTGCAGCTCTTAAGTTATCTTTGTGGCTTATTGTCGTTTACATGGTATTGTGTAGTCCTCGGTCGATTGTCACTGCTTTCAATATATACACGAAATCATTGCAAGGTAACGAGACATCCTTGGCTCATACTGCAGACATGACATCTGTAAACGTAGCAGCCAGCAGTACGTACATACTCGCCACATTAGTCCGTCCATTGCTCAGCATAGTGCTACTGCCGCGTGTCAGGAAGTCGTTTTCTTTCGGATCCTATACGAGTGCAGATAATGTGTGA
- the LOC124634042 gene encoding mRNA turnover protein 4 homolog, translating into MPKSKRDKKVSLTKTNKKGLLLKQKIIEEIRNSLSKYEHIFLFTVDNMRNTKLKDLRNEWKDSRFFFGKNKVMAVALGRTKSDEAEDQLNLLSKRLKGQCGLLMTNKDVPEVLQWFKDFRDAEYARAGFVATKDVILPQGPLADFSHTIEPHLRRLGLPTSLERGVINLIKEYQVCKKGVPLTPEQASILKLLGIQMAKFKVVIKCHWTKGKGFHKDLDVASDDDEEEDDEDAEDGDAMEEDET; encoded by the exons ATGCCGAAATCAAAAAGGGATAAGAAAG tttcactaacaaaaacaaacaaaaaaggattattattaaaacagaaaataatagaAGAAATAAGGAATTCCCTGTctaaatatgaacatatatttCTGTTTACTGTTGATAACATGCGCAACACAAAGTTAAAAGACTTGCGCAATGAGTGGAAAGACTCAAGATTCTTCTTTGGTAAAAATAAAGTCATGGCTGTGGCACTAGGAAGGACTAAAAGTGATGAAGCCGAAGACCAATTGAACCTG TTGTCCAAGAGACTTAAGGGTCAATGTGGTTTATTGATGACAAATAAGGATGTACCTGAAGTTCTGCAATGGTTCAAAGACTTCCGTGATGCTGAATATGCACGTGCAGGGTTTGTCGCTACAAAAGATGTTATTCTCCCACAAGGCCCTCTTGCTGACTTCTCACACACAATAGAACCACACTTAAGACGACTTGGGCTACCTACGTCACTAGAAAGAGGTGTTATAAACCTCATTAAAGAATATCAG gtttgtAAAAAAGGAGTTCCTCTAACACCAGAGCAAGCAAGCATATTAAAACTCCTGGGGATACAAATGGCAAAGTTTAAAGTTGTGATAAAGTGCCACTGGACTAAAGGCAAAGGATTCCATAAAGATTTAGATGTAGccagtgatgatgatgaagaagaagATGATGAGGATGCTGAGGACGGAGATGCCATGGAGGAGGATGAAACATAG